CAGTCGTCGATATCAAAGGCCGCAAAAGCCATGAGACAGTGGCGGATGCCCTGAAGATCGTAGAAAATTTAGAACATAGAGCAGGCAAAGATGCCGAAGGTAAGACAGGTGACGGAGTTGGAATCTTATTACAGATTTCCCACAAGTTTTTCTCCAGAGTCTGTAAACCTCTCGGCATCTTTTTACGTTCCGAGAGAGACTATGGTGTGGGGATGTTCTTCTTCCCGCAGGATGAGCTGAAGCGAAATCAGGCGAAAAATATTTTTGAAGTGATCGTTCAGAAAGAAGGGATGAAGTTCCTCGGCTGGAGAGAAGTCCCTGTAAAAGAGGAAGTGCTCGGCACCCGGGCAAGAGCATGTATGCCGTGTATTATGCAGGCATTCATAGAACGGCCGGACAGAACAGAAAAAGGCATTGATTTTGACCGGCGCCTGTATGTAGTGCGCCGTGTCTTTGAACAGAGCAGCGACGATACATATGTGGCGTCTCTTTCCAGCCGGACGATCGCATATAAAGGAATGTTTCTCGTAGGACAGCTCCGTTCTTTCTTTACAGACCTGCAGTGCCCGGATTACGAATCTGCGATCGCACTTGTGCACTCGCGGTTCAGTACAAACACGAACCCAAGCTGGGAGCGGGCACATCCGAACAGGTTTATCGTACATAACGGAGAGATCAACACGATCCGGGGCAATGTTGACAAAATGCGCGCGAGGGAAGAAAATATGGAGTCCGAATGCCTGAAAGGCGAGCTGCATAAAGTGCTGCCGGCGGTGAGCAGCGCAGGTTCGGATTCCGCAATGCTCGATAACGCGGTGGAATTTATGGTTATGAGCGGGATGGAACTTCCCCTGGCTGTTATGATATCCATTCCCGAACCGTGGGCAAATACGAAAGATATCTCCCGGAAGAAAAGAGATTTTTATCAATATTATGCGACAATGATGGAGCCGTGGGACGGTCCTGCCTCCATCCTGTTCAGCGACGGCGACTGCATGGGAGCGGTCCTTGACCGGAACGGGCTGAGACCGTCCAGGTATTACATTACTTCCGACGACCGTCTGATCCTGTCGTCGGAAGTAGGCGTACTTGGCATAGAGCCGTCCGGGATCGTGCTCAAGGAGCGGCTGCATCCCGGCAAGATGCTGCTTGTAGATACCGCGGCAGGAAAACTTATAGACGATGAGGAACTGAAAGAAATGTATGCCGGCCGCCAGCCTTACGGCGAGTGGCTGGACAGTAACCTTATAAAGCTGAAAGACCTGAAGATCCCAAATGAAAAGGTACCGTCATACACAGGCGAGGAGTGCAAAAAGCTTCAGAAAGCTTTCGGATATTCCTATGAAGAAGTAAAGACTTCTATACTGAATATGGCCAGGAACGGGATAGAACAAACGGCGGCAATGGGGGCCGACATACCACTGGCAGTGCTGTCCGGCAGGCATCAGAATCTGTTTGCCTATTTTAAACAGCTGTTCGCACAGGTCACCAATCCTCCTATTGACGCGATCCGGGAGGAGATCGTGACATCCACGACGGTATATATCGGAAGAGACGGGAACCTTCTGAAGGAAAGCGCACAAAACTGCAGAATGCTCAAGGTCAATAATCCGATTCTCACCAACACAGACCTGCTGAAAATAAAGAACATAAAAGCAGACGGTTTCAAGGCGGCTGAGATACCTATTGTATACTATAAAAATTCCGGTCTTGAAAAAGCCATAGACTATCTGTTCATCGAGGTGGACCGGGCGATCCGGGAAGGGGCGAATATACTCGTTCTGTCAGACCGGGGCGTGGATGAGTACCATGTGGCCATGCCGTCTCTTTTGGCAGTGTCCGGTTTGCAGCAGCATCTTGTGCGGACAAAAAAGCGGACGTCAGTGGCTATTATAGTAGAGACGGGAGAACCAAGAGAAGTACATCATTTTGCCGCGCTGCTCGGATACGGGGCCTGTGCCGTCAACCCATATCTTGCACATGAAACGATCCGGCAGCTCATAGACACTGACATGCTCCAGAAAGATTATTACGCGGCAGTAGATGATTACAATGAGGCGGTCATACACGGCATTGTAAAGATCGCTTCCAAGATGGGCATTTCCACCATACAGTCTTACCAGGGCGCTAAAATATTTGAGGCGCTTGGACTGAAAGAAGACTTTATCCGCCAGTATTTTACCGATACCGTGAGCCGGATCGGGGGGATCGGCATGGAGGAGATAGCCGGAGACTATATGGCGCGTCACTCGGAGGCTTTTGATCCGCTCGGGCTGGAGGCAGAACTTACGCTGGACAGTATAGGACAGCACAAGGCCAGGAGCGGCGGAGAAAGGCATCTGTATAATCCCCGTACGATACATCTGCTGCAGCAGTCCACAAGAAGGGGAGATTATGAGCTGTTCAGAGAGTATGCAAAACTTATAAACAAAGAGCAGGAAGCTGTCAGTCTGAGAGGCCAGCTTGCATTCAATTATCCGGAAAAAGGAATTCCGATAGAGGAAGTAGAAAGCATAGAAGATATTGTTAAGAGATTTAAAACAGGCGCCATGTCATACGGTTCCATATCGAAAGAAGCGCATGAGACACTGGCTGAGGCCATGAATGAACTGCACGGAAAGTCAAACAGCGGCGAGGGAGGAGAAGAGACAGAGCGGCTGTCCGGCAGCCGCTGTTCTGCCATCAAACAAGTGGCTTCCGGGCGGTTCGGAGTCACATCCCGCTATCTTGTGAGCGCACAGGAAATACAGATAAAAATGGCGCAGGGGGCAAAACCAGGGGAGGGCGGCCATCTTCCAGGCACAAAGGTATATCCGTGGATCGCAAAAACACGGCATTCCACCCCAGGTGTCAGCCTCATATCCCCGCCTCCCCACCACGATATCTATTCCATTGAAGACCTGGCACAGCTTATCTATGACTGTAAAAATGCCAATAAGGACGCGCGCATATCCGTCAAACTTGTATCTGAGGCCGGCGTTGGCACTGTGGCGGCCGGCGTTGCCAAAGCGGGGGCAGGACTGATCCTTATCTCCGGATACGACGGAGGGACCGGGGCAGCGCCGGGAAGTTCGATCCACAATGCAGGACTTCCGTGGGAACTTGGCCTGGCAGAAACGCACCAGACGCTCATACAGAACGGGCTTCGGGAACGGGTGCGGCTTGAGACAGACGGGAAACTGATGAGCGGCAGAGATGTGGCGGTTGCGGCAATACTTGGCGCAGAGGAATTTGGATTTGCGACAGCACCGCTCGTGACGCTCGGATGTGTCATGATGCGAGTGTGCGATCTGGATACGTGCCCGGTGGGAGTCGCCACCCAGAATCCAAAGCTTCGCAGACGTTTTACAGGAAAGCCGGAATACGTTGTGAACTTCATGTGCTTTATCGCAGAAAATCTGCGGGAATATATGGCAAGACTTGGTGTGCGGACCATCGATGAGCTTGTCGGAAGAACAGATCTTCTTAAAACAAGAGAAGTTCCCGTTTCCGACCGGGCGGCAAAGCTTGATCTGAAACAGATTCTGTATAACCCATACGGAAAGGAACCGGTTCCGGCCATATACGATCCGAAGAAAAAGTATGACTTTCAGCTGGAAAAGACGCTGGATGAAAAGGTTCTTGTGAAAGAACTTCTGCCGGCGCTGGAAAAAGGCCATAAAAAAAGCATTAAAGTTGACGTGTCGAATACGGACCGTACCTTTGGCACGATGTTTGGATCTGAGATCACAAGACGTTATCCGGACGGACTGCCGGAAGACACCTTCATTGTAAAATGCAGGGGTGCCGGAGGACAGTCATTCGGAGCGTTCATACCGTCCGGCCTGACGCTGGAGCTCACCGGGGACACCAACGATTACTTCGGAAAAGGTCTTTCAGGCGGCAAGCTTTCCGTTATGCCTCCGGAAGACGTCAAGTACAGACATGACGAAAATATTATCGCAGGCAATGTGGCGCTTTATGGCGCTACCGGAGGAAAGGCATTTATCGGCGGAGTGGCGGGAGAGCGCTTTGCAGTGCGCAATTCAGGAGCTACTGCAGTGGTAGAAGGAGTCGGGGACCATGGATGCGAGTATATGACCGGAGGAAGAGTCGCAGTGCTCGGCCGGACCGGAAGAAACTTCGCGGCCGGCATGAGCGGCGGTGTCGCCTATGTGCTCGACATGGACAACGATCTATACAAGAAGGTAAACAAGCAGCTCGTCAATATAGAACACGTGACATCCAAATATGATGTGGCCCAGCTGAAACAGATGATCGAAGAACATACCGCGTGTACCGGTTCCGTGACCGGAAAAGCAATTCTGCAAGACTTTACAGAGTATCTGCCGCGGTTTAAAAAGATAATCCCGGCAGATTATGAGATGATGATGACGGCCATCCTGCAGATGGAGGAGCAGGGTATGGGAAGTGAAGAAGCCAAGATCGAAGCATTTTATGCAATCAGAGGCGGAAGATAGGAGGCGTATAAAATGGGAAAAGCAACAGGATTTATGGAATATGACAGACAGGATAAGGAGGCCGAAGCGCCAAAGTCCCGCATCAGGCATTACAATGAATTTTACACGCCTTTGCCGCGGGAGGAGCAGGAGCGCCAGGGGGCCAGATGCATGTCATGCGGCGTTCCGTTCTGCCAGTCGGGAGAACAGATCATGGGCATGGCAAGCGGATGTCCGCTCCACAATCTTATACCTGAGTGGAACGACCTCATTTACCGTGGAAATTGGGAAGAAGCATATTACCGCCTGAAAAAGACGAATAATTTTCCGGAATTTACATCGAGAGTCTGCCCGTCACTGTGTGAGGCGGCCTGTACCTGTTCGCTGAACGGGGATGCGGTGACGGCAAAAGCCAATGAATATGGAATTATTGAGAATGCATATAAGATGGGGTATGCGTCCGCCAGGCAGGTCAGAGTCAGAACCGGAAAAAAGATAGCGGTCATAGGCTCCGGACCATCCGGTCTGGCGGCCGCTGATCTTTTGAACAGAAGAGGCCACAGCGTCACGGTATTTGAACGGGAAGACAAAGCCGGAGGGCTGCTCCGCTATGGGATCCCGAACATGAAGCTGGAAAAGCAGGTGATCGACAGGAAGCTGTCTATAATGGAAGAAGAAGGCATCGCTTTTGTGACCGGATGCAATGTGGGAAAGGACAGAAAAGCGGACAGCATCTTGATGGAATTTGACTGTGCCTTGCTGGCATGCGGAGCCTCCCGCCCGAGAGATATCAAAGTGCCTGGACGTGACGCAAAGGGGATTCATTTTGCGGTGGATTTTCTCAAGTCCACGACAAAGGCGCTTTGGGCAAACGAGATGAAACCGAAGGACGGGACGTATATTTCGGCAAAAGGAAAAAGAGTGCTTGTCATCGGCGGAGGCGATACCGGAAATGACTGTGTCGGAACCGTTGTGCGCCACAGAGCGGCATCGGTGCTTCAGCTTGAAATGATGCCGAAAGCGCCTGAACACCGAACAGAAGAGAATCCGTGGCCGGAATGGCCGAAGGTGAGCAAGACGGATTACGGACAGGAGGAGGCCGCCGCTGTGTTCGGGCAGGATCCGAGAGTCTATGAGACTACAGTGAAAGAATTTATCAAAGATGAGAACGGAAACGTGTGTAAAGCGGTACTCACGAAACTGGAGGGCAGGAGAGATAAGAAATCCGGCCGTATAATAATGGCAGAAGCCGCAGGAAGTGAATATACTGTAGAAGCGGACCTTGTGCTGATCGCCGCCGGTTTTCTCGGGTGCGAGCCGTATATTGCCAATGCATTCGGGGTGAAGACAGATGAGCGCGGCAATGCAGCGACGTCAAAGGGAGGATACCGCACGAATGCGGAAGCTGTGTTCGCGGCGGGAGATATGCGCAGGGGGCAGTCCCTTGTCGTGTGGGCGATCCGGGAAGGGCGTGAAGCTGCCCGGGAAGTGGATAAAAGTCTGATGGGATATACAAATCTTAATATTCAGTGAAGAGAATTGTTACGAAAGTATTAAATTTTATTGCAAAATTTGGCAATATAAGGTATAATCATTCCTAGATGTAGGGGTACTTTGTCTATGTTAGACGAATGAGGGAGTTTAAAATAAGTAAAAAGGATGATTATTATGAAGAGATTGAAAGCTACGTTGGTGACAGTAGCGCTGACCAGTTCCCTGATCGTAACGCCGGTGTTCGCAGAACCGTCGGTAGATGATCTGAAGGCGAACAAGAAGGCAGCGGAAGAACAAGTCAGTTCACTGCAGAGCCAGCTGACAGATTTGCTGAACAAGCTCGGCCAGCTGGAGGAGGATCTGATCGCCAAAGGGGAGGAGATCACAAAGGCAGAGGAAGACCTGAAAGAAGCAGAGGCACTTGAGAAAAAGCAGTACGAGGACATGAAGCTTCGGATCCAGTTCATGTATGAAGAAGGAAATACGAGCGCGGTAGAGGCGATCGTAACGTCCGAGAATTTTGGAGATCTGGTCAATAAAGCAGAATATGTACAGAATGTGCATGATTATGACCGCGATAAACTTCAGGAATATGTGGATACGAAGCAGAAGATCGCAGATTTGAAGACAACTCTGGAAGAAGAGAAGACGAATCTCGAGAGTATGCAGTCTGAGTATGAAAGCAAAGAAGATGAATTAAATACGACGATAGAGACTAAAAAGTCAGAGATCGCAGATTTTGATGACCAGATACAGGCGGCGGCGGAAGCTGCGGCGGCCGAGGCTGCTAGACAGCAGGAAGCGCAGCGCCAGGCGGTAGCGTCAGACAATAATGGCGGAGGCGGCTCCGGTTCAGGCGGCGGCACGAACAGCGGCGGAGGCGGCAGTTCATCCGGTATCGATTATACAGGAACAGGCAATACGGCTACGGCACAGGCGATCGTAAGCGCGGCGTACAGCCAGCTCGGTGTGCCATATGTATGGGGAGGCACTACACCGGGAGCAGGGCTGGATTGTTCCGGACTCACACAATACTGCCACAGAGTAGCCGGGATCAGTATCGGACGTACGTCACAGGTACAGGGAGGCGGCGGAAAAGCGGTCAGCAGTCCGCAGCCGGGAGACCTGGTATGTTACGGAACGCATATTGGTATTTATATAGGAAATGGACAGATGATCCATGCACCACACACAGGGGATGTAGTTAAGGTAGCAAATGTATATGGTTCACCATGGTACAGACGTTACTGGTAAGGGGAAATACTTAGACTAAGGAGAGACTTATGAGGAAACTGTGTAGAGTGTGTACGATTTCATTGCTGGCGGGAGTTCTGGTTGTAACACCGGTGTCTGCAGAACCGTCGGTAAACGATTTGGAGAGCAGTAAGGCGGCAGCCGAGAACGAGGTCAGCGCCCTTCAGAGTGAATTGTCAGCGACATTAGACAAGATCGCGTCACTGGAAGCTGAGCTGAAAGAAAAGACAGAAGCGGTAGTAAAGACGAATGAAGAGCTGGAAGAGGCGGCCTATCAGGAGCGCCAGCAGTACAGCGACATGAAACTCCGCATCCGGTATATGTATGAAGAAGGGGACGGCAGCGCTGTAGAGACACTTTTATCTGCAAAGAGCTTTTCCGATTTGGTTAATAAAGCGGAATACGTGCAGAATGTGCACAGTTACGATAAGCAAAAACTCGAAGAATATATCAAGACAAAAGAAAAAGTTGAGACATTAAAAAACAGTCTGGACACAGATGTAGAGAATATGCAGGCTAAGCAGACAGCGCTGCAGAAAGAAAAAGAGTCCTTAAGCGGCACGATCTCTTCCAAACAGTCTCAGATCGCACAGCTGGACGCAAGCATTCAGGATGCGTTGGCGGCAGCAGTGGAGGAACAGCAGACGGCAGACGGCGGTGGACAGGATGATGCAGACGCAGGTGGAAACGGCAATACAGATAAAGGCAGTTCCAATAACAGCGGAAGCAATGATGACAAAAATTATGCCCCGCCTTCCGGCGGCAGCGGCGCGGCGGTTGCCAGTTATGCCTGCCAGTTCGTGGGCAACAAGTATGTGTATGGCGGAAGCAGCCTGACAAACGGAACAGATTGTTCCGGCTTTACAATGGCGGTGTACGCGGCCTTTGGAGTATCCCTTCCACATAATGACAGCGCACAGGAGGCGTACGGAAGAGCGGTCAGTTATGCGGAGGCTCAGCCGGGAGATCTGATTTTCTACGGTGGACATGTCGGCATCTATATCGGCGGAGGCAGTATCGTGCATGCATCCAATTCGGCGCCTTATCCTGAGGGTGGGATCAAGATCAGCAGCGCTACATACAAACCGATCAAATGTGTCAGAAGAATTTTTTAAATAAAAGAATGGACGGACCGGCTGTGACCGGTCCGTTTTTGTATTATTTACCTGTCGTATTTTACAGAAAGTTGTTGAATCTCGAGGCAATATATAGTATCCTTTACGTGAGTATAGGTAATTTTGACCAAGTATTTTTATTGATTGAATGTTAACAGTTCAACAAGTATCATTTACAGGAAAGGTGAAAATATGAAGAATAGACTGACCCAGGCTGTTATAGTTGCATCGGTGGCAAGTGCGCTCGTAGTGACTCCGGTGTTCGCAGAACCGTCGGTGGACGATCTGAAGAAAAATAAAGCGGCAGCCGAAAGCGAAGTTGGTTCCCTGCAGGCAGAACTGACAGAACTTGTATCCAAGATCAGCCAGCTTGAAAGTGATTTGATAGAAAAGGGCGAAGAGATCACAAAGGCAGAAGATGATTTAAAAGAAGCCCAGAAGCAGGAAGAAGAGCAGTATGAAGATATGAAGCTGCGCATTAAGTTTATGTATGAGGAGGGCGACACCAGTTTTGTGGAGACGCTCGTATCCGCAAAAAACTTTTCCGATCTCGTCAATAAAGCGGAATATGTTCAGAACGTACATACATATGACAGACAGATGCTGACAGAATATGTAGAAACAAAGCAGAAGGTAGCGGACCTCAAAGTTACGCTCGAGGAAGAAATGACCAGCATGGAGAACATGCAGCAGCAGTTTGAGTCTGATAAGGACAGCCTTGACGCCACACTTGAGAGCAAGCAGGCAGAGATCGCCAATCTCGACGGAGAGATACAGGCGGCGGTTGAAAAGGCTGCCGAGGAACGAAGAAAAGAGGAAGAAGCAAGGCAGGCAGAGGCAAGAAGACAGGAGGCAGCGCAGGCTCCGTCTGATAACGGAGGCGGCGGAGGTACGGGAGGAAGCAGCAAACCGTCCACGCCTCAGCCATCTTACCAGGGACAGGGCGACACAGCAGTCGCGCAGGCGATCGTGAGCGCTGCGTATTCGCAGCTTGGAGTTCCTTATAAATGGGGAGGAACGACGCCGGGCGTCGGACTTGACTGTTCCGGGCTTGTTCAGTATGCACACAGGGTGGCTGGAATTTCCATCCCAAGAAACTCAGAGGCGCAGTATGCGGCCGGTCAGAAAGTTTCAATTCCGCAGCCGGGCGACATCTGCTGGAAGCCGGGACATGTAGGCGTTTATATCGGCAACGGCAAGATGATCGAAGCACAGCAGACGGGTACCAATATTATGATAAGTAATGTCAGAGCAGTAGGTTATGCAAGATATTGGTAGGAAATAACTGGCAATTTATGTAAATATATTGAAAAAAATAGAAAAATGTAGTATTCTGACCTTAAGGTATGCGGGGGCGTATGAGAAAGAACGACAGAAAGTTTGTATTTCTGCCGTACAATAATTAATAAGGATGGGTGAGAATATGAAGAAACGATTAGGACAGGCACTCATCACTACTTTAGTGATGAGTTCTTTAGTTGCAGCACCTGTTTTGGCGGCGCCTGGCGGCGTGGATGAGCTGGAAGGCCAGAAACAGGCAGTCGAAGCCCAGGCGGAGGATGTCAATGCCAGGCTCGTCAGTCTCCTTGTGCAGTTTGATGCATTGAAACAGGATATGGCCGGCCAGAAAGAACGTATCGCCCAGGCGGAGAAAGACTATAAGGAAGCCAGTGAAAAGGAGCAGGAACAGTATGAAGCAATGAAGCTTCGTATACAGTACATGTACGAGCAGGGGGATACGAGCTTCCTTGAGACTGTAGTATCCGCCAGCAGTTATTCCGATCTGGTCAATAAGGCGGAATATGTGCAGAAGGTACACTCTTACGACAGAAAGATGCTCAAAGAGTACGTTGACACGAAAAACGAAGTGGCATCTCTGAAAGAGGAACTGGAGTCCGGTGAAGCCGAGATGGAGGCAATGGCGGAAGACTTAAGCGGACAGCAGGCGAATCTGGAAGGTACTTTGTCTGATATGAGAAGCCAGATAGCGGATTTTGACACACAGCTGGCGGCGGCAAAGGAAGAAGCGGCCCAGCAGCTTGGCGAGCTGACAGAAGATACAGAGAACATGACCGCATCCATCGATAACAGCGGCTCAGATGATGGGGCCGGCGGCGGAAAACCATCATCCGGAGGAAGTACAGGCGGCGCGGCCGCAGGCCAGACGTCGAAACCGACCGGAAATACAGGCGGCAGTACAGGCAGTTCTTCAAATAACAATACGAGTAAGCCCTCTAACAACAACGGTGGAAGCAATACGAGCAAGCCGTCCAACAATAACAGCGGCAATACAAGTAAGCCAAGCAACGCGTCACTCGGCCAGCAGATTGCCTCAAAGGCATGTACATATGTAGGAAATCCGTACGTATACGGCGGCACGAGCCTGACGAACGGGGCCGATTGTTCCGGGTTCGTTCAGTCTGTACACAGGCTGTTCGGTATCTCCACACCGAGAGATTCCTGGGGACAGCTGGCAGGAGGAAAAGCGGTCACTTACTCGAATATACTGCCCGGCGATGTCATCGTGTACAGCGACCATGTTGCCATCTACATAGGCGGAAACCAGATCGTCCATGCGTCTAACAGCAAGCCGTACCCGGCGGGGGGAATTAAGATAAGCAGCCCCGCAAACTACAGAACGGTTCTCGGAGTGAGACGGTACTGGTAATAAAGAAACTTACAGAAGAAATTCTCACTACAGAAAAAATGCAGGAACAAGCCTGTAAATGCAAGAAAACCCTTGCATTTACAGGCTTTTTGTGGTAATATACAACAGTCGCAAAAAAACACGCATATGGTTGTCTGCATCGGTGCCTAAGCTCGGTTGAGCCGGTTTTGCAGAAAAGAAATGTGCGGAAGAAAGAAAACCAAATGGAGGAAAAAGACATGAGTGTTATTTCAATGAAGCAACTTTTAGAAGCAGGTGTTCATTTCGGACATCAGACAAGAAGATGGAACCCTAAGATGGCTCCGTATATCTACACAGAGAGAAACGGTATCTACATTATCGATCTGCAGAAGTCTGTAGGCAAAGTTGACGAGGCTTACCAGGCAATCTCTGACATCGCTGCAGAGGGCGGCTCCATCCTGTTCGTAGGTACGAAGAAGCAGGCACAGGACGCTATCAAGACAGAATCTGAACGTTGCGGAATGTTTTATGTAAATGAAAGATGGCTTGGCGGTATGCTCACCAACTTCAAGACGATCAAGAGCAGGATCAACCGTTTAAAAGAGATCGAGAGAATGTCTGAAGACGGAACATTCGATGTGCTGCCGAAGAAAGAAGTTATCCAGTTAAAGAAAGAATGGGAGAAGCTTGAGAAAAACCTTGGCGGCATCAAAGAGATGAAGAAAGCGCCGGACGCGATCTTCGTAGTAGATCCAAAGAAAGAAAGAATCTGTGTACAGGAAGCTCACACACTCGGCATTCCGCTTATCGGAATCGCTGATACAAACTGTGATCCGGAAGAGCTTGATTATGTGATCCCGGGAAATGATGATGCTATCCGTGCAGTTAAATTGATCGTTTCCAAGATGGCAGACGCTGTTATCGAAGCAAACCAGGGAGCAACCGGATACGAGGAAGAATATGTTGAAGGTGAAGGCGCTTACGAAGAGACAGCAGAGGCAAACTAATATAGAAGGAAGGTAACTTCCGGAACATAATATAGATGGAGGACGATAAGATGGCAATTACAGCTAGTATGGTAAAAGAGTTAAGAGAAATGACAGGCGCAGGCATGATGGACTGTAAAAAAGCTCTTAACGAGACAAATGGAAATATGGACGAGGCAGTAGAATACCTGAGAAAGAACGGACAGGCCAAAGCTGAGAAGAAGGCCGGACGTATCGCGGCAGAAGGTCTCGTTATGGCTGAGGTAAAGGAAGATAAGACAGCAGCGATCGTAGAGGTTAACTCTGAGACTGACTTTGTAGCAAAAAATGCAGAGTTCCAGGGATTTGTAAAGGCTGTCACAGAGCAGGCACTCGCGACAGACGCAGCTGACATGGACGCGTTTATGGCAGAGGCATGGATCGCAGACACTTCCAAAACTGTAAAAGACGCACTCACAGAGAAAATCTCTGTTATCGGTGAGAATCTGAACATCAGAAGATTTGAAAAAGTAGTGACAGACGGATGTGTTGTATCCTACATCCACGGCGGCGGCCGCATCGGCGTTCTCGTGGAGGCTTCCACAGATGTTGTAAATGACGACATCAGAGCTTGTCTGAAGAACGTAGCTATGCAGGTTGCAGCAATGTCTCCGAAGTATGTATCCCGCGACGAAGTTTCCCAGGATTACCTGGATCACGAAAAAGAGATCCTGCTTGCCCAGGCGAAGATCGAGAACCCGGATAAGCCGGAAAATATCATCGAGAAGATGATCATCGGACGTCTCAACAAAGAGATGAAAGAAATCTGTCTGCTTGACCAGGTATACGTACAGGACAGCGATCTTACAGTTGCCAAGTATGTAGAGAAGGTTGCAAAAGAAGCAGGCGCTGACATGAAAGTTACGAAGTTCGTTCGTTTTGAGACCGGAGAAGGCCTTGAGAAGAAGAACGAAGACTTTGCTGCTGAAGTTGCGGCTCAGATGGGACAGTAAAATAGAATCTACAGTGTCTTTTTAGAAATATTGGTCCTCACAAATGGCGTATGCGCGCTGTTTGTGAGGATTTTTTTGCGCAAAAACAGTTCGGTCTTCCATCAATGATTGACAAAAAAATCACTATGTGCTAAAATTAAAATATCAGAAAATTATAAAGATATAATTAATTAAACAATTAATAATACATAATAAAAACAAATAAACAGAATAATAAGTCGATAAATGGTGAGAATTTTAAAATGAGAAAAAGACATTTTATCAAAAAGGGAAAGCGATTCGTATGTATATTTTTAATTCCATTATTTGTATTAACAATCTCCGGAGAAAAAGCGGAGGTTGTTTTTGCTGATGATGGAAAAAATATTACTCAGAATTGGGCGGCTGCGGCAGTGTTTTATAATACAACAGCGGATGAAACAGAAACATATCATATGACGGATGAAGAATTTATAAATACTAAGACAGAGTTAGAATCGCGGTTAGTGTATGCGTACAGTACATATTACAATAAATTGCCGGAAGCAGAAGGGGAGGCGTTGAAAGAAGCACAAAAGGCGTGGATCGACTGCTATTATTCCTATGTCAGTGCTTTGGAGCAGCGCTGGCTGGAGCCGGTGAAGATTTTCTTTGGTGTTACAGGAAAAGAACGGCGCACTAATGTATACCGGGAATTTATATTGCTGCTGCTGACGAACCGGATCACGGATCTGGAAGAGTGGAATGCCGGTGAATTTGCTGAGATGGAGGAGGCATTTGCGCCTTTTAAGAAAAGCGAATTAGAAAAAGAAAAAGAACAGCTGCAGGTAGATATGGGATTGTGCCTTTATGTGATCCAGGAAGAATACAGACAAAAGATCAAAGCGGCGCATAAGAAGTATTTTACATTTTTG
This is a stretch of genomic DNA from [Clostridium] hylemonae DSM 15053. It encodes these proteins:
- the gltB gene encoding glutamate synthase large subunit yields the protein MDKQIEQRQYGLYRPEFEHDNCGIGAVVDIKGRKSHETVADALKIVENLEHRAGKDAEGKTGDGVGILLQISHKFFSRVCKPLGIFLRSERDYGVGMFFFPQDELKRNQAKNIFEVIVQKEGMKFLGWREVPVKEEVLGTRARACMPCIMQAFIERPDRTEKGIDFDRRLYVVRRVFEQSSDDTYVASLSSRTIAYKGMFLVGQLRSFFTDLQCPDYESAIALVHSRFSTNTNPSWERAHPNRFIVHNGEINTIRGNVDKMRAREENMESECLKGELHKVLPAVSSAGSDSAMLDNAVEFMVMSGMELPLAVMISIPEPWANTKDISRKKRDFYQYYATMMEPWDGPASILFSDGDCMGAVLDRNGLRPSRYYITSDDRLILSSEVGVLGIEPSGIVLKERLHPGKMLLVDTAAGKLIDDEELKEMYAGRQPYGEWLDSNLIKLKDLKIPNEKVPSYTGEECKKLQKAFGYSYEEVKTSILNMARNGIEQTAAMGADIPLAVLSGRHQNLFAYFKQLFAQVTNPPIDAIREEIVTSTTVYIGRDGNLLKESAQNCRMLKVNNPILTNTDLLKIKNIKADGFKAAEIPIVYYKNSGLEKAIDYLFIEVDRAIREGANILVLSDRGVDEYHVAMPSLLAVSGLQQHLVRTKKRTSVAIIVETGEPREVHHFAALLGYGACAVNPYLAHETIRQLIDTDMLQKDYYAAVDDYNEAVIHGIVKIASKMGISTIQSYQGAKIFEALGLKEDFIRQYFTDTVSRIGGIGMEEIAGDYMARHSEAFDPLGLEAELTLDSIGQHKARSGGERHLYNPRTIHLLQQSTRRGDYELFREYAKLINKEQEAVSLRGQLAFNYPEKGIPIEEVESIEDIVKRFKTGAMSYGSISKEAHETLAEAMNELHGKSNSGEGGEETERLSGSRCSAIKQVASGRFGVTSRYLVSAQEIQIKMAQGAKPGEGGHLPGTKVYPWIAKTRHSTPGVSLISPPPHHDIYSIEDLAQLIYDCKNANKDARISVKLVSEAGVGTVAAGVAKAGAGLILISGYDGGTGAAPGSSIHNAGLPWELGLAETHQTLIQNGLRERVRLETDGKLMSGRDVAVAAILGAEEFGFATAPLVTLGCVMMRVCDLDTCPVGVATQNPKLRRRFTGKPEYVVNFMCFIAENLREYMARLGVRTIDELVGRTDLLKTREVPVSDRAAKLDLKQILYNPYGKEPVPAIYDPKKKYDFQLEKTLDEKVLVKELLPALEKGHKKSIKVDVSNTDRTFGTMFGSEITRRYPDGLPEDTFIVKCRGAGGQSFGAFIPSGLTLELTGDTNDYFGKGLSGGKLSVMPPEDVKYRHDENIIAGNVALYGATGGKAFIGGVAGERFAVRNSGATAVVEGVGDHGCEYMTGGRVAVLGRTGRNFAAGMSGGVAYVLDMDNDLYKKVNKQLVNIEHVTSKYDVAQLKQMIEEHTACTGSVTGKAILQDFTEYLPRFKKIIPADYEMMMTAILQMEEQGMGSEEAKIEAFYAIRGGR
- a CDS encoding glutamate synthase subunit beta; translation: MGKATGFMEYDRQDKEAEAPKSRIRHYNEFYTPLPREEQERQGARCMSCGVPFCQSGEQIMGMASGCPLHNLIPEWNDLIYRGNWEEAYYRLKKTNNFPEFTSRVCPSLCEAACTCSLNGDAVTAKANEYGIIENAYKMGYASARQVRVRTGKKIAVIGSGPSGLAAADLLNRRGHSVTVFEREDKAGGLLRYGIPNMKLEKQVIDRKLSIMEEEGIAFVTGCNVGKDRKADSILMEFDCALLACGASRPRDIKVPGRDAKGIHFAVDFLKSTTKALWANEMKPKDGTYISAKGKRVLVIGGGDTGNDCVGTVVRHRAASVLQLEMMPKAPEHRTEENPWPEWPKVSKTDYGQEEAAAVFGQDPRVYETTVKEFIKDENGNVCKAVLTKLEGRRDKKSGRIIMAEAAGSEYTVEADLVLIAAGFLGCEPYIANAFGVKTDERGNAATSKGGYRTNAEAVFAAGDMRRGQSLVVWAIREGREAAREVDKSLMGYTNLNIQ